The DNA region TGCCTCACCCCGAGGGCGCCCTCAACGAAATGGCACGCGTGCTGCGGCCGGGCGGCGAGATCGTCCTCGCCAATCATCTCGGTGCCGAAGAGGGCCTGCAAGCGGTGATCGAGGAGAAATGCTCGGCCATCGCCAAACGCATCGGCTGGTCGACCGAGTTCAAGCTGTCGCGCATCGAGAACTGGGCCCGGGCGAGCGGCATGATCGAGCATGTTTCGGCCAAGGACACCTTCCCGGGCGGCTTCTTCAAGGTGGTCCGCCTGCGCAAGCCCGCCGACAGCGACGCTATGGCGGCGTAGCGGCGGCTATCCATCCCCCTATTCCGGCGGCGTGAGGCGCCGGGCGCCTCTCCTTCTCCCGCCCTTTCGCGGGAGAAGGTGCAAATCTTGAACAGAAAGACTCTGCGCAGTGAGGGCGGATGAGGGGCACCGGTGAAGCGCTCAACCGTCCCTCATCCGCCTCGGCTTCGCCTCGGCACCTTCTCCCGCGAGCGGGAGAAGGGACGCGCGCGTTCAGCATCGATCCCAGCACGAAACTTTACACTGTCCAGATTGCCTGTTACTATCTTGACACTGTCTAGATCGAGGCGCGAGACAGCTCTGAACCGGGGCTCCGCGCCGATGCGGATTATACGCGGGAGGCTCACATGGCGGACGACCAACAGCCACGCCCCGATCGCCGCCGGGTTCTCGGAACCGCGGCAGCCGGGACGGCGGGCCTGGCGCTCGGGCTCGCGGGCGGCGTCGCCCTCGCCCATGCGGCCGCTTCGCCGCCGCCGCCACGGCGGACAGGCCCGCCGCGCTTCGAAGGCAAGGTGGTGCTGATCACCGGCGCGACCTCAGGCATCGGGCGCGCGGCAGCCTTCGCCTTCGCGGCCGAGGGAGCAAAGCTCGCCTTCTGCGGCCGTCGCGAGGCGCTCGGCCATCAGGTGGAGCACGACATCAGAGCGACGGGCGGCCAGGCCCTCTATGTGAAGGCCGATGTGCGGCGCGAAGAGGATATCCGCGCCTTCGTCGATCGCACTCTTGCCACCTATGGCCGGCTCGACGTCGCCTTCAACAATGCCGGCATCACCATCGAGAAGCCGTTGCACGAATACTCGGCCGACGAGTTCGACGATGTGCTGCACACCAATCTGCGCGGCGTCTTCCTCGCCATCAAATACGAGGTGCCCGCGATGCTCGCCACAGGCGGCGGCAATATCGTGGTGACCTCCTCCTCGAACGCCCTTGCCACCCAGGCTCGCCGCTCGGCCTATTCGGCGAGCAAGCGCGGCCTCGTCGGGCTGGTGCAAGCGGCAGCGCTCGACTATGCGAGCCGGAACATCAGGGTGAATGCGCTCATCCCCGGCACCACGGATACGGCATTCATCCGCAAGGTCGTCGGCATGGAGAATGTCCCGGACGCGGCCTGGGAAGTGGCGGCCGCCCAATGGGCCAAGCTCAACGTCCCAGGGCTCGGCCGCCTGGCGACGCCGGAGGAGATCGCGGCCGCGGCGCTGATGCTTGCTTCCGACGACCACCCCTTCATGACCGGGGCGAGCCTCGTGATCGATGGCGGCAAGACCGCCCATGCGTGAGGCCGTCACCTCGCCCCGTTGGCGGGACCTAGCCAAGCCTGCGGCCGGATGCGAATGTCCGTGACCAATGACGGCAAAGCCATGATCACGGTCCACCACCTGAACAATTCTCGGTCGCAGCGTGTGCTGTGGCTCCTCGAGGAGCTCGGCTGCCCCTATGAGATCATCCCCTATCAGCGTGATCCACGTACCCTTCAGGCGCCCGCTTCGCTGCGCCAGGTGCATGCTTTGGGCAAATCGCCCGTCGTCACCGACGGCGACAGGACGGTCGCGGAATCGGGTGCCATCATTGCTTACCTGGTCGACACCCATGGCCAGGGACGCCTGGTGCCCGCTGCCGGCTCGGCGGAGCATCTGCGCTACAGCTACTGGCTGCATTATGCCGAAGGCTCGGCGATGCCGCCCCTGCTGCTCAAGCTCGTCTTCACGCGCCTGGCAGAAGGCCCCGCTCCCTTCTTCCTGCGTCCGTTGCTGCGCGGCATCGCGGCGAAGGCGCAGAAGGGCTTCATCGATCCTCAACTCATACTGCATGCCGACTATTGGGAAAGGGAACTCGGAAAAAGCTCCTGGTTCGCAGGTGAAGAGTTCACGGCGGCCGATATCCAGATGAGCTTCCCGCTCGAAGCTGCGTCCGCGCGCCTCGGCTTCGGCGCCGAGCGGCCGAGGCTTACCGCTTTCCTCGAGCGCATCCATGCGCGCCCGGCCTATCAAGGAGCGCTGGAAAAGGGCGGAGCTTTCGCGATCCCCTGATCGCGCCAACAATCTCGCAGAGCAGCCTCGCGGCGTCCGGCAATCCCGCCAATCCTGGTGTCGACTTGCTAAATCGCCCCGGAACGCGGCAGAATCGGGATCTGCCGCCAAATCCCGGCCTTTCTGATACCGCAAATGAGGGATATCCCTGCGGTCATGACCATGGCGCGCCCGCGCCGCCATGAATCGGCCCGACGGGCCTGTTTCCCTGTATTTCACCTGTATTATCAGGCGAAGTGGTGATTCCGGCTTGGCCGGATGACGCCGTTGAGAGAGGCTGAATGCGGCTCCTTCCCTACCTTGCGCTCGCCCTGACGCTGGTCTGCGGCGCGGATGCCAGATCGGCGGAACAGAAGCTCGCGGAACAGAAGCCCGATGCCGCCGAGCTGTGCCGTCCCCTCACCTATGGCGCAGCAAGCTATGTGGTGTGCACGCTCGACCTGACCCGTTACGAGCTCAAACTCTTTCTGCGCGGCGCCGACGGCGAGCCCTATGGCGGCTTCGATCGCCTGACGCAGTCGCAGGAAGGGGCGAGGCTCGTCTTCGCCATGAATGGCGGCATGTACGACAAGGACCGGCTGCCGATCGGGCTCTATGTCGAGGACGGGCGCATACTCAAGGGCGCCAATACGGCAAACGGCCGAGGCAACTTCCATCTCAAGCCGAATGGCGTGTTCTACACCGCCGGCGAGACGGCGGGCGTGCTCGAGACCGGGCGCTATCTGGCCCTGAGGCCGAAGACGGAGATCGCCACCCAATCCGGACCGATGCTCGTCATCGATGGGCGCATCCACCCCAAATTCTCGGAGGAAGGCATTTCGCGCAAGCTGCGCAACGGGGTCGGCGTGCGCGACGGGCACATCGTGGTCTTCGCCATTTCGGACGCGCCCGTGACCTTCGGTGAGTTCGCGCATCTGTTCAAGGACGCGCTCTCCTGCCGCGATGCGTTGTTCCTCGACGGCTCGGTGTCGAGCCTCTACGCGCCCTCGCTCAATCGCTCGGATGGCTTGGCCCGGTTGGGGCCGATCATCGGCGCCGTCGCACGAAAATCGACTTCGCGCTGACTGCATATCACGCTGTCACTCCCAACCGCGCCAGATGCGGCACGTCGAAAGGCGACCGGGGAGGTCTCCACCGGTCGCCTTCCGCGTAAACCGGCCGGTGTCTCGCGGCGGCCGGAGCTCTTGAGCCTGCGGCTTCAGCCGCCGGCGAGAAACTGTTGGGGATCGACGGGCGTCTTGCCCTTGCGCAGCTCGAAATGCAGCTGCGGCGAGGCGACATTGCCGGTCTGGCCGGACTTCGCCAGAACCTGCCCGCGTTTCACGGCCTCGCCCTTCTTGACGAGCAGGTCGCCATTATTGGCATAGGCCGAGACCCAGCCATTGGAATGGCGCACCAGCACCAGCTTGCCATAGCCTTTGATCTCGTCGCCCACATAGGCGACCGTGCCGTCCTCGGCGGCGCGCACCGACGTACCTTCCGGCACCGAGATATTGATACCGTCATTGCCGTCGCCGCCGAAGCGGCTGATGACGCGGCCGCGCGCCGGCCAACGGAATTGCGGCGAGTCAGGCTTCACCGCTCCGGTCGCCAGCGACGGGTCGACATCGTCAGCGGGCTCGGCCTTCGCCATCTCCTTGGGCTTGGCCGGCTGAGGCGGCGCAGCGGTCGCGGTCTTGAGCTTGGCGGGCTGCTCGGAGGGCACGGCTGCCGCCTTCTGCGACTCGGCAGTTGGCTTCTTGGCAGGGGCGGTCGCCGCAAGGCGCGGCGGTTCGCTCTTATGGCCCGACAAAGTCGGGGTGGCGGAATCGACCGCCTTGGCCGGGCTCGATTGGCCGACCGCCGGTCCGTAGCGATATACGGGAATGACGATCTGCGAACCCGGTGCCGGATTGGCGCCGGATGCGAGACCGTTCGCGCCGCGCAGCGCCGTCTCGGGCACGCCGTAGCGCGACGACAAGGTCGCGATGGTGTCGCCGGACGCGAGCGTCATCGTGGTGCCCCCGACAGTCGACCAATTGCCGAAGCTCGCCTGCTTCACCGGCTGGGTGCTGGCGCGCGGTCGGATCGACCCCGTAACGATGCTGGTATCGGGCTGGGAGAGCGAGGCCTGCGAGCCGACGGCCGGCAGGCTGCGCGACTGAACCTTGCCGGTCGGCACAGCGGGAACGGGGGGTGTCGCATCCGCGGTGCCGCCCCCGAAGGGGCTGGTAAACGGATTATCGGAGAAACGCATCGCTTCCGAGCTGCAGCCGGTCGCAGCCATCGCGACGAGCGTCGCGAAGGCGATGCGCACGGTGACGCGGGACAAAATCAGAGGGCTCGAAGACTGCCGATTGGTGTCACTACGCATCGGACCACTCACTTCACACGCTACCCAACCCATCCAGTAAAAACACGATTCAGGTTAAGGGGTGGTTGAGATGCGTAGAATTTGATGCAACGGGTGACCTCGGCCGGGGCGCAGCCGGCGGCTCACAAATACCGCGACATCCCCGCAATCGGCGGCGCGACCCGGGTCAGGCCGATCAATTCCTCGCGCCAGCCGCCGCCTGCGAGCTTTTCGGCGCGTACCAGATGGCACATCCGCTCATCGGGCCGCGCGAAGACGCAGATCGCGCCGTCCACGAGCCGCCTCGCCACGGCCGGCGGCGGTTCGGGCACAGCGAAATCGATGAAGGCCCGATGAAAGGGACCCGCGGCCGGCACCTCGTCGAGGGCGTCGCCCTGCACCACCCTCACATTGGCGACGCCGCAGCCTTCGAGGCGCCGTTCGGCCTCGATGGCGAGGGTGCGGAAGCGCTCGATCGAGATCACCGCCCCCGCCAGCTGCCCCATCACGGCAGCCGCATAGCCCGAGCCCGTGCCGATATCGAGCGCGTGATGCTCCTTGCGCAATTCGAGCGCGGCGAGCGCCAAAGCGAGGTCCGAGGGGGCGCCGACAGTCTGGCCGCAGCCCGTGGGCAGAGCGACGTCGCGCCCCGCAAGGTCGCGATAGGCGGCGGGGGAAAAGAAGCTGCGCGGCACCGCCTCGAAGGCGCGCAGGACCAGAGTGTCGCCGACCCCGCGGGCGCGCAGCCGCATCAAAAGGTGCAATGTCTCCGCGGCACGCGGCGAAGCGATCGAGCGGCCTTCACCGTCCTCGATCGGCTCCGCCATCGTCATGCGAGTGTCCGCGCCACGTCCTCGATCAGCCCCTGATTGGTCAGGTTGAGCTGCAGGGGGGTGACCGAAATGCGCTTCTGATCGAGCGCCGCGATATCGGTGCCGGGTCTCGGCCTGGTCACGCCGCGCGCGAAGCCGAGCCAGAAATAAGCGTTGCCGCGACCATCCTTGCGCTCGTCGATCGAGAGCAGCGTCTGGTCGCGCTGGCCCTGCGACGTCGCCTCGATGCCGGTCACCTCGGCGGGCAGGCAATGGGGGAAGTTGACGTTGAACAGCGTGCCGCGCGGCACGCCTGCATCGAGCAGCTTGCGCAGCACCGGCACGGCGTGCTGGCGCGCGCAATCCCAATGCAGATGGCCGCGCCCCTCGGGCCCATAGGCTTGCGACAAGGCGATCGCCGGCACGCCGAGCATCGCCCCCTCCATGGCGCCGGCGACGGTGCCAGAATACAACACGTCCTCGGCGACGTTCTGGCCGCGATTGACCCCCGACAGAACGAGGTCCGGCTTCTCGCCCTTGAAGACGTGGCGCATCGCCAGGATGACGCAATCGGTCGGCGTGCCCTTCACCGCGAAGCGTTGCTCGTCGATCTGGCGCAAGCGCAGCGGATCGGAAAGCGAGAGCGCATGCGCCACGCCGCTCTGGTCGGTCTCCGGTGCAACGATCCACACATCATCCGAAAGCGCGCGTGCCACTTCGGCGCACACCTCCAGCCCCTCGGCATGCACCCCATCATCATTAGTAATCAAAATTCGCATCGATCGATCATCATTCCAATTGCAACGCCCCTCGTCCCGCCAGGCGAATCGGCGGACGCCTCATGCGGCATCCACGGCGAAACCGATCCTATACATGGTTCCTAGCTCGCGCACTCGATTCGCTTCAACTGGCCCATATAGGGCTGCAACGCCGACGGCACCTCGATCGAGCCGTCCTGGTTCTGATAGGTCTCCATGACGGCGATGAGGGCGCGCCCCACCGCTACACCCGAGCCGTTGAGCGTATGCACGAGGCGCGGCGACACCGGCTTGCCATCGCTCGGCGCCGGGCGGTAGCGGGCATTCATGCGCCGCGCCTGGAAATCGCCGCAGACCGAGCAGGAGGAGATCTCGCGATAAGCCCCCTGCCCCGGCAGCCAGACCTCGATGTCATAGGTCTTCTGCGAGGCGAAGCCCATATCGCCGGTGCACAATGTCATCACCCGGTAATGCAGGTCGAGCCGCTTGAGCACCGTCTCGGCGCAGGCGATCATGCGCTCATGCTCGGCGATCGAAGTCTCCGGCGTCGTGATCGAGACGAGCTCGACCTTGTCGAACTGGTGCTGACGCAGCATGCCGCGCGTGTCGCGCCCGGCGGCGCCTGCTTCCGCCCGGAAGCACGGGGTGAGTGCCGTGAAGCGCAGCGGCAGCTCGGCTTCCGGCGTGATCGCTTCGCGCACCAGATTGGTCAGCGGCACCTCGGCCGTCGGGACGAGCCAGAAATCTTCCTTGGCCGGCGCCCTGTCGATCACCGTGTCGACGAGCTGCTGTAAGGTGATCTCGCCTTGCACGAACCGCTCCTTATCGGCCTCGGAGACGAAGTCGAGCGCCTCATGCAGCAGCTCCTCGCGCGTCTTGGTGCGCGAGGCCATGAACTGGTCATCGGCGAATTTCGGCAGTTGCGCTGTGCCGAACATCACC from Rhizobiales bacterium GAS188 includes:
- a CDS encoding glutathione S-transferase → MSVTNDGKAMITVHHLNNSRSQRVLWLLEELGCPYEIIPYQRDPRTLQAPASLRQVHALGKSPVVTDGDRTVAESGAIIAYLVDTHGQGRLVPAAGSAEHLRYSYWLHYAEGSAMPPLLLKLVFTRLAEGPAPFFLRPLLRGIAAKAQKGFIDPQLILHADYWERELGKSSWFAGEEFTAADIQMSFPLEAASARLGFGAERPRLTAFLERIHARPAYQGALEKGGAFAIP
- a CDS encoding Murein DD-endopeptidase MepM and murein hydrolase activator NlpD, contain LysM domain, translating into MRSDTNRQSSSPLILSRVTVRIAFATLVAMAATGCSSEAMRFSDNPFTSPFGGGTADATPPVPAVPTGKVQSRSLPAVGSQASLSQPDTSIVTGSIRPRASTQPVKQASFGNWSTVGGTTMTLASGDTIATLSSRYGVPETALRGANGLASGANPAPGSQIVIPVYRYGPAVGQSSPAKAVDSATPTLSGHKSEPPRLAATAPAKKPTAESQKAAAVPSEQPAKLKTATAAPPQPAKPKEMAKAEPADDVDPSLATGAVKPDSPQFRWPARGRVISRFGGDGNDGINISVPEGTSVRAAEDGTVAYVGDEIKGYGKLVLVRHSNGWVSAYANNGDLLVKKGEAVKRGQVLAKSGQTGNVASPQLHFELRKGKTPVDPQQFLAGG
- a CDS encoding protein-L-isoaspartate(D-aspartate) O-methyltransferase gives rise to the protein MTMAEPIEDGEGRSIASPRAAETLHLLMRLRARGVGDTLVLRAFEAVPRSFFSPAAYRDLAGRDVALPTGCGQTVGAPSDLALALAALELRKEHHALDIGTGSGYAAAVMGQLAGAVISIERFRTLAIEAERRLEGCGVANVRVVQGDALDEVPAAGPFHRAFIDFAVPEPPPAVARRLVDGAICVFARPDERMCHLVRAEKLAGGGWREELIGLTRVAPPIAGMSRYL
- a CDS encoding 5'-nucleotidase /3'-nucleotidase /exopolyphosphatase, whose protein sequence is MRILITNDDGVHAEGLEVCAEVARALSDDVWIVAPETDQSGVAHALSLSDPLRLRQIDEQRFAVKGTPTDCVILAMRHVFKGEKPDLVLSGVNRGQNVAEDVLYSGTVAGAMEGAMLGVPAIALSQAYGPEGRGHLHWDCARQHAVPVLRKLLDAGVPRGTLFNVNFPHCLPAEVTGIEATSQGQRDQTLLSIDERKDGRGNAYFWLGFARGVTRPRPGTDIAALDQKRISVTPLQLNLTNQGLIEDVARTLA
- a CDS encoding seryl-tRNA synthetase yields the protein MTGLATMHDIRWIRDNVAAFDAGLAARGLSHESARLIALDDRRRAAIGAAQAAQERRNALSREIGKAKSQKDETRAQALMAEVAGLRESIAAAEAEEKAATAELNRALSEIPNTPLPGVPIGSDEHGNVEYRRHGAQRGLNWAKQHFELGEALGQMDFETAAKLSGARFVVLKQGLARLGRAIGQFMIDLHVTEHGYTEIQPPLLVKDEVMFGTAQLPKFADDQFMASRTKTREELLHEALDFVSEADKERFVQGEITLQQLVDTVIDRAPAKEDFWLVPTAEVPLTNLVREAITPEAELPLRFTALTPCFRAEAGAAGRDTRGMLRQHQFDKVELVSITTPETSIAEHERMIACAETVLKRLDLHYRVMTLCTGDMGFASQKTYDIEVWLPGQGAYREISSCSVCGDFQARRMNARYRPAPSDGKPVSPRLVHTLNGSGVAVGRALIAVMETYQNQDGSIEVPSALQPYMGQLKRIECAS